From Bacillus basilensis, a single genomic window includes:
- a CDS encoding GntP family permease — protein sequence MVVGIVLAAVVILLLLITVVKWHPFVALILTAIGVGLAMGMPLIGTSPKDPGIIDSIKLGLGNTLGFLAIVLALGTMLGKMMAESGGAERIANTLIDRFGKKRVHWAMMFVAFLVGIPVFFQVGFVLLIPLVFTIALETGVSLITIGIPLVAGLSVVHGLVPPHPAAMAAVGIFKADVGKTILYALIVGLPTAIISGPLYGKWIGARIHKEVPLDIAEQFIERDKKKELPSFGNTLFTILLPVFLMLGASIAEVALSKTSQLAQVLHFIGDPIVALLIATIYSFFSLGYAKGFSKDKVLQFTNDCLGPIANILLVIGAGGAFNKVLLDSGIGTTIAEMAKESHISPILLGWGIAALIRIATGSATVSMMTAAGIVAPIAASTPGVNVELLALATGAGSLILSHVNDSGFWMIKEYFGMTVKETLLTWTAMETILSVVALGLISLLNIFV from the coding sequence ATGGTAGTTGGGATCGTACTAGCGGCAGTTGTCATACTACTTTTACTTATTACGGTAGTAAAATGGCATCCGTTTGTCGCATTAATTTTAACAGCAATCGGTGTAGGGCTGGCAATGGGAATGCCATTGATTGGAACTTCACCAAAAGATCCAGGGATTATTGATTCTATTAAATTAGGGCTTGGTAATACGTTAGGGTTTTTAGCGATAGTTTTAGCACTAGGAACGATGCTTGGAAAAATGATGGCCGAATCTGGCGGTGCTGAACGAATTGCTAATACATTGATTGATCGTTTTGGGAAGAAACGTGTTCACTGGGCAATGATGTTCGTTGCATTTTTAGTGGGAATTCCAGTGTTTTTCCAAGTTGGATTTGTACTATTAATTCCATTAGTATTTACAATTGCGTTAGAAACTGGGGTATCACTTATTACAATCGGTATCCCGCTTGTAGCAGGGCTATCTGTTGTACACGGACTCGTTCCGCCGCATCCAGCAGCGATGGCAGCGGTAGGTATTTTTAAAGCAGATGTAGGGAAGACAATTTTATATGCATTAATTGTCGGACTTCCAACTGCAATTATTTCAGGTCCGCTTTATGGAAAATGGATCGGTGCTCGTATACATAAAGAAGTACCATTAGATATAGCGGAGCAATTTATTGAAAGAGATAAGAAGAAGGAACTTCCTAGTTTCGGAAATACATTGTTTACTATTTTACTTCCAGTATTTCTTATGCTAGGTGCATCAATAGCGGAAGTAGCGCTAAGCAAAACAAGTCAACTTGCACAAGTATTGCACTTTATTGGAGATCCAATAGTTGCATTATTAATTGCAACGATATATTCTTTCTTTAGTCTTGGTTATGCAAAAGGTTTCTCAAAAGATAAAGTGTTACAATTTACAAATGATTGCTTAGGCCCAATTGCGAACATACTGTTAGTTATTGGTGCAGGCGGAGCATTTAATAAAGTATTATTAGATTCTGGAATTGGAACGACAATCGCAGAAATGGCGAAAGAATCTCACATTTCACCAATATTATTAGGCTGGGGAATTGCGGCACTTATCCGAATTGCAACTGGATCAGCTACTGTTTCAATGATGACAGCTGCTGGAATTGTTGCACCGATTGCAGCAAGTACACCAGGTGTAAATGTTGAACTACTAGCACTTGCAACAGGTGCTGGGTCATTAATTTTATCACATGTAAATGATTCTGGATTTTGGATGATTAAAGAGTATTTTGGAATGACAGTGAAAGAAACATTATTAACATGGACTGCAATGGAGACGATACTATCTGTTGTAGCACTTGGACTAATTTCGTTATTAAATATATTTGTATAG
- a CDS encoding glycosyltransferase: MGNEQVKNVGEEKKLCLCMIVKNESRIMERCLNATKSIVDFVSICDTGSTDNTPEIIENWCEENEIPGTVHHEPFKNFGYNRSLAVSLAQKTYPEADYLLILDADMILEVDPEFDKTSLTEDHYLTLQYDIHIKYWLTRLLKASLPWKSVGVTHEYWDIDRSKVGANYNTRVARLETLVVNDPGDGGSKADKFERDERLLLQGINDPETTPDLHIRYLFYLAQTYFHLSQFEDSIKWYKKRVEAGGWVEEVFYSLLRIGFCYEQLANRSANKQHEVTEADEKENAKKQEEQYTALAVLYFQKAWEYRPTRAEPLYQLARMYRLKSQSNIALMYALQGKEVPFPKDDLLFVDYHVYDYLFDYEISINAFYIPHKKHLGAVSQKYLESKKEELPLHIANMVESNAKFY; encoded by the coding sequence ATGGGAAATGAGCAAGTGAAGAATGTAGGAGAAGAAAAAAAATTATGTCTTTGTATGATTGTTAAAAACGAGTCTAGAATTATGGAAAGATGTTTAAATGCTACAAAATCAATTGTAGATTTTGTTTCTATTTGTGATACTGGATCAACTGATAATACACCTGAAATTATTGAAAATTGGTGTGAAGAAAATGAAATTCCTGGAACAGTTCATCATGAACCATTTAAAAACTTTGGTTATAATAGAAGTTTAGCTGTTTCATTAGCACAAAAAACATATCCAGAAGCAGACTATTTATTAATATTAGATGCAGATATGATATTAGAAGTTGATCCTGAGTTTGATAAGACTAGTTTAACGGAAGACCATTATCTTACACTGCAATATGATATTCATATTAAATATTGGCTTACACGGCTTTTAAAAGCTTCTTTACCATGGAAATCTGTCGGTGTTACTCATGAGTATTGGGATATAGATCGTTCCAAAGTTGGAGCGAATTACAATACGAGAGTAGCTAGGCTAGAGACGCTTGTCGTTAATGATCCTGGGGATGGCGGTAGTAAAGCTGATAAATTTGAAAGAGATGAGAGGTTGCTGTTACAAGGAATAAACGACCCAGAAACAACGCCAGACTTGCATATAAGATATTTATTTTATTTAGCCCAAACTTATTTTCATTTAAGTCAATTTGAAGATTCAATTAAATGGTATAAAAAACGAGTGGAAGCAGGCGGATGGGTTGAAGAGGTATTCTACTCGTTATTGCGAATAGGATTTTGTTATGAACAATTAGCGAACCGTTCAGCCAATAAACAACATGAAGTAACAGAAGCGGATGAAAAAGAAAATGCTAAGAAGCAAGAAGAACAATATACAGCATTAGCTGTTCTTTATTTTCAAAAGGCGTGGGAATATAGACCAACTAGGGCTGAGCCGTTATATCAACTTGCAAGAATGTATCGATTAAAATCTCAAAGCAATATTGCTTTGATGTATGCTCTGCAGGGAAAGGAAGTGCCTTTTCCGAAAGATGATCTTCTATTTGTAGATTATCATGTGTATGATTACTTATTTGATTATGAGATTTCTATAAATGCTTTTTATATACCACATAAAAAACATTTAGGTGCAGTATCACAAAAATATTTAGAATCGAAAAAAGAAGAGTTACCATTGCATATAGCAAATATGGTGGAAAGTAATGCGAAATTTTATTAA
- a CDS encoding MFS transporter, whose amino-acid sequence MSSLYKDSRLYFILGANSLSAIGSGIVMITIPWLLIKESGGETTFGYVSIISTLIMFLLTPFIGQSIDRFSRKSLLLCNEGIGIAVIGIMVIWGFAGQSYHSIHYILIYIAGSFYYLLFYPTIFAFNQEIFQAEHYKSLSGTMEIQGQLTQVISGAAASFLIEIVSLKWILLVDMFTFVGALFLFLCIPYVKKKEVKKKVTFKKQLFERIHFMKKRPKLFWFLLATYMPFIGVMMANYLIPVYISDILKANASVYAIEGMMYGVGAVVAGICIPLIMKYVKTEVSIVMTMFIYVISITVMIIEPSVILLYGLAILHAIGNAGTRVARNVLMMEEIPNEVMGRVDSLFRLIGTGIRIVLLMLFTAGVSKAGVMLPFYVLSCILIFSLGIAIYYVLSQRKVGTNVSNKSIV is encoded by the coding sequence ATGTCATCTCTATATAAAGATTCACGCTTGTATTTCATTCTGGGGGCCAATAGTCTATCAGCTATTGGTTCCGGAATTGTAATGATAACGATTCCATGGTTGTTAATTAAAGAAAGTGGCGGGGAGACAACGTTTGGCTATGTTTCCATCATCTCAACTCTGATTATGTTTTTATTAACGCCATTTATCGGGCAAAGTATTGATCGCTTCTCAAGAAAATCTTTATTGTTATGTAACGAAGGAATCGGGATAGCCGTAATCGGAATAATGGTTATATGGGGATTTGCGGGGCAATCCTATCATTCTATTCACTATATTCTTATTTATATAGCAGGGTCTTTTTACTATTTGTTATTTTATCCTACAATTTTTGCATTTAACCAAGAAATTTTTCAAGCAGAACATTATAAAAGTTTAAGTGGGACGATGGAAATACAAGGACAGTTAACACAAGTTATTTCTGGAGCAGCCGCGAGCTTCCTAATTGAAATTGTGTCTTTGAAGTGGATTTTGTTAGTAGATATGTTTACTTTTGTAGGAGCACTTTTCCTGTTCTTATGTATACCATACGTAAAGAAAAAGGAAGTAAAAAAGAAAGTAACATTTAAGAAGCAATTGTTCGAAAGAATTCACTTTATGAAAAAACGTCCCAAGCTCTTTTGGTTCTTACTGGCCACTTATATGCCGTTTATCGGTGTCATGATGGCAAATTATTTAATACCAGTTTATATTTCGGATATACTCAAAGCCAATGCCTCTGTATATGCAATAGAGGGCATGATGTACGGTGTCGGAGCGGTTGTTGCAGGGATCTGTATTCCACTTATAATGAAATATGTGAAAACAGAAGTTTCAATCGTTATGACGATGTTCATTTATGTAATTTCAATTACCGTAATGATTATTGAACCTTCCGTAATTTTGTTATATGGACTTGCGATTTTACATGCGATTGGAAATGCGGGGACAAGAGTGGCGAGAAATGTATTGATGATGGAGGAAATTCCAAACGAAGTAATGGGACGCGTAGACAGCTTATTTCGATTAATTGGTACAGGAATACGAATTGTATTATTAATGCTGTTTACAGCTGGTGTATCTAAAGCTGGGGTAATGCTCCCTTTTTACGTATTAAGCTGCATATTGATCTTTTCATTAGGAATCGCTATTTATTATGTACTTTCACAACGTAAAGTAGGGACGAACGTTTCAAATAAATCAATCGTATAA
- a CDS encoding NADPH-dependent FMN reductase, with protein sequence MKLVVINGTPRKFGRTRVVAKYIADQFEGELYDLAIEELPLYNGEESQRELEAVKKLKALVKAADGVVLCTPEYHNAMSGALKNSLDYLSSSEFVHKPVALLAVAGGGKGGINALNSMRTVARGVYANAIPKQVVLDGLHVQDGELGEDAKPLIHDLVKELKAYMSVYKEVKKQLGVE encoded by the coding sequence ATGAAACTAGTTGTTATTAACGGTACACCAAGAAAATTCGGTAGAACTCGCGTGGTAGCAAAATATATTGCAGATCAATTTGAAGGGGAATTATATGATTTAGCGATAGAAGAGTTACCGTTATATAACGGGGAAGAATCACAACGCGAATTAGAAGCGGTAAAAAAATTAAAGGCGTTAGTGAAAGCTGCTGATGGGGTAGTATTATGTACACCAGAATATCATAATGCGATGAGCGGCGCGCTGAAAAATTCATTAGATTACTTAAGTAGTAGTGAATTTGTTCATAAACCTGTCGCATTACTTGCGGTTGCAGGAGGCGGTAAAGGTGGAATTAACGCATTAAACAGTATGCGCACTGTTGCTAGAGGGGTATATGCAAATGCAATACCAAAACAAGTGGTGCTTGATGGACTTCATGTACAAGACGGTGAACTCGGAGAAGATGCAAAACCATTAATTCATGATTTAGTTAAAGAATTAAAAGCATATATGAGTGTATATAAAGAGGTGAAAAAGCAACTAGGAGTTGAGTGA
- a CDS encoding ABC transporter permease/substrate-binding protein, giving the protein MTDFIQTFQERKIELLTALSEHLQISLISLFFAVIIAVPLGILLTRKERLAEFIIGTSAVMQTVPSLALLGLLIPLVGIGKLPAIIALVVYALLPILRNTYTGIRELDESLIEAARAMGMNSWRRLWKVELPLALPIIMAGIRTAMVLIVGTATLAALIGAGGLGKLILLGIDRNDHALIILGAVPAALLALFFDVVLRILEQPKRSSKRVILTICIALVMVAAPFLWNTQKKDIVIAGKLGSEPEILIQMYKQLIEQDTDLHVQLKPGLGKTAFVFEALKSGEVDIYPEFSGTALSTFVKEEPRSTNRDEVYEQARIGMEKKYNMAMLKPMEYNNTYALAMPKKIAAQNNINTISDLGKIAQDAKVGFTLEFADREDGYKGMQKLYNYKFSNVKTMEPKLRYSAIQSGDVNVIDAYSTDSELEQYGLKVLKDDKGLFPPYQGAPLLRKETLQKYPELEKVLNKLSGKITDEEMRKMNYEVNVNGKSSEEVAKQFLQKENLIR; this is encoded by the coding sequence GTGACTGATTTTATACAAACGTTCCAAGAACGAAAAATAGAATTACTAACTGCATTAAGTGAGCATCTACAAATATCGCTTATTTCATTATTTTTTGCAGTAATTATTGCAGTGCCACTTGGCATTTTATTAACGAGAAAAGAACGACTGGCTGAGTTTATAATAGGAACTTCAGCAGTAATGCAGACGGTCCCATCGCTTGCATTACTAGGACTATTAATTCCGTTAGTAGGAATTGGCAAACTTCCAGCCATTATTGCATTAGTTGTGTATGCACTATTACCTATTTTACGAAATACATATACAGGAATAAGAGAATTAGATGAATCTCTAATAGAAGCAGCGAGAGCTATGGGGATGAATAGTTGGAGAAGACTGTGGAAGGTAGAACTTCCTCTTGCCTTACCAATTATTATGGCCGGTATTCGTACGGCGATGGTATTAATTGTTGGAACAGCTACATTAGCAGCTCTTATAGGTGCTGGTGGGCTCGGTAAACTCATTTTACTTGGTATCGATCGGAATGATCATGCGCTTATCATTTTAGGGGCCGTACCAGCCGCGTTACTCGCTTTATTCTTTGATGTAGTACTTCGCATACTTGAACAACCAAAACGCTCTTCTAAGCGTGTTATATTGACGATATGCATCGCTCTTGTAATGGTCGCCGCTCCATTTCTTTGGAATACGCAAAAGAAAGATATTGTTATTGCGGGGAAACTTGGATCAGAACCTGAAATTTTAATTCAAATGTATAAGCAGCTTATTGAACAAGATACCGATTTACACGTACAATTAAAACCAGGTCTTGGAAAAACAGCGTTTGTATTTGAAGCGTTAAAATCAGGAGAAGTAGATATATACCCAGAGTTTTCAGGAACAGCTTTATCTACTTTCGTGAAGGAAGAACCGAGAAGTACAAATCGTGATGAAGTATATGAACAAGCTCGCATAGGAATGGAAAAGAAATATAATATGGCCATGTTGAAGCCAATGGAGTATAACAATACATATGCATTAGCTATGCCGAAAAAAATAGCAGCTCAAAATAATATAAATACAATTTCTGATTTAGGGAAAATTGCACAGGATGCGAAAGTAGGATTTACATTAGAATTTGCTGATCGTGAAGACGGTTATAAAGGAATGCAAAAATTATATAACTATAAGTTTTCAAATGTGAAAACGATGGAACCGAAACTACGTTATAGTGCAATTCAATCAGGGGATGTTAACGTAATCGATGCATATTCAACAGATAGTGAGTTGGAGCAATACGGACTTAAAGTACTAAAAGATGATAAAGGATTATTCCCACCATACCAAGGTGCACCATTATTAAGAAAAGAGACATTACAGAAATATCCTGAACTTGAAAAAGTGTTAAATAAATTATCTGGGAAGATTACAGATGAAGAAATGCGAAAAATGAATTATGAAGTAAATGTGAATGGGAAAAGTAGTGAAGAGGTTGCGAAACAATTTTTACAAAAGGAGAATTTAATTCGTTAA
- the gnd gene encoding phosphogluconate dehydrogenase (NAD(+)-dependent, decarboxylating) produces the protein MKLGLIGLGKMGFPLAEHLYEDKHEVVVYDVNKELVEKAGKLGITARHTLKEMIAELEAPRTIWVMVPAGEVVESVLKDVYPLLEEGDIVIEGGNSFYKDTLRRAEEAKSFGLHYVDIGTSGGVVGARYGACLMVGGEKEIYDQLEPLFKDLAVENGYSYAGRVGSGHFLKMVHNGIEYGMMQAIAEGFEVLDKSDFDFNYEDVAKVWANGSVIRGWLMDLTEKAFAEDPKLDGIKGVMNSSGEGKWTVETALELQAAAPVIAMSLFMRYRSQEDDTFHGKVVSALRNQFGGHEVVKK, from the coding sequence ATGAAACTAGGTTTAATTGGATTAGGAAAAATGGGATTCCCATTAGCGGAACATTTATATGAAGACAAGCATGAAGTAGTTGTATATGACGTAAATAAAGAGCTTGTTGAAAAGGCAGGAAAACTAGGAATTACTGCACGTCATACATTAAAAGAAATGATTGCTGAACTAGAAGCTCCTCGTACAATTTGGGTAATGGTACCTGCTGGAGAAGTTGTAGAGTCAGTACTAAAAGATGTATATCCATTATTAGAGGAAGGCGATATCGTTATTGAAGGCGGAAATTCATTCTATAAAGATACGTTACGCCGTGCAGAAGAAGCGAAAAGCTTTGGTTTACATTACGTAGATATCGGAACATCTGGTGGTGTAGTAGGAGCGAGATACGGTGCTTGCTTAATGGTTGGTGGAGAAAAAGAAATTTATGATCAATTAGAACCTTTATTTAAAGATTTAGCGGTAGAAAATGGGTATTCTTATGCAGGCCGCGTTGGTAGTGGGCATTTCTTAAAAATGGTACATAACGGTATTGAGTACGGCATGATGCAAGCAATCGCTGAAGGCTTTGAAGTGTTAGATAAAAGTGATTTTGATTTCAATTATGAAGATGTTGCAAAAGTATGGGCGAACGGATCAGTTATCCGTGGCTGGTTAATGGACTTAACTGAAAAAGCATTTGCAGAAGATCCGAAACTAGATGGCATTAAAGGTGTAATGAACTCTTCAGGAGAAGGGAAATGGACTGTTGAAACGGCACTTGAACTTCAAGCAGCGGCACCGGTAATCGCGATGTCACTATTTATGCGCTACCGTTCTCAAGAAGATGATACATTCCATGGAAAAGTAGTTTCAGCACTACGTAATCAGTTCGGCGGACATGAAGTTGTAAAAAAATAA
- a CDS encoding ABC transporter ATP-binding protein translates to MIQFNQVSKSYEDGTKAVDSLHLEIKKGEFFVLIGPSGCGKTTTMKMINRLIETTEGSILIDGKDIQQYNINELRWDIGYVLQQIALFPHMTIAENIAVVPEMRKWNKEKIKARVDELLQMVGLEPDVYRNRMPDELSGGQKQRVGVVRALAANPKIVLMDEPFSALDPLSREQLQKDIVQLQKKIQKTIVFVTHDMQEALSLGDRICIMKEGKVVQLDTPEGIIHNPKNEFVEEFIGNRGRPWYEGKSIEDVLPLDESMRVEGEALSLHSSLQEALVRVRAEEVVPVEENGQYVGALTSRHIVNYIVEQMKERG, encoded by the coding sequence GTGATTCAGTTTAATCAAGTGTCAAAATCATATGAAGATGGCACAAAAGCAGTGGATTCATTGCATTTAGAAATTAAAAAAGGAGAATTTTTTGTTCTCATTGGTCCGAGTGGTTGCGGGAAAACAACGACAATGAAGATGATTAATCGTTTAATTGAAACGACAGAAGGCTCAATTTTAATCGATGGAAAAGATATTCAACAATATAATATTAATGAATTACGTTGGGATATAGGGTACGTGCTGCAGCAAATCGCTTTGTTTCCGCATATGACAATTGCAGAAAATATTGCAGTTGTTCCTGAAATGAGAAAATGGAATAAAGAAAAAATAAAAGCCCGTGTCGATGAGTTGCTACAGATGGTCGGGCTAGAACCAGATGTATATCGTAATCGTATGCCTGATGAATTGTCAGGGGGGCAAAAACAACGTGTTGGTGTCGTACGGGCATTAGCCGCAAATCCGAAAATCGTTCTTATGGATGAACCGTTTAGTGCGTTAGATCCGTTAAGTAGGGAACAGCTTCAGAAGGATATTGTACAATTGCAAAAAAAGATTCAAAAAACAATTGTGTTCGTAACGCATGATATGCAAGAAGCGTTATCGCTTGGAGATCGTATTTGTATTATGAAAGAAGGAAAAGTTGTTCAATTAGATACACCAGAAGGTATTATACATAATCCGAAAAATGAATTTGTAGAGGAGTTCATTGGAAATCGTGGACGACCTTGGTATGAGGGGAAAAGTATAGAAGATGTATTACCACTTGATGAAAGCATGCGGGTAGAAGGGGAGGCACTATCATTACATTCTTCTTTACAAGAAGCATTAGTTCGTGTACGAGCTGAAGAAGTCGTTCCAGTTGAAGAAAATGGTCAATATGTTGGCGCTTTAACAAGTCGTCATATTGTCAATTACATTGTTGAACAAATGAAGGAAAGAGGCTAA
- a CDS encoding YdcF family protein: protein MNKWILLIILLLPPIYIIYMTFRMKKVAREKLSHDSPYVLILGAKLFGDKPSLSLRNRLDVALEYLYSHPDVKVIVSGGQGEDEDIPEAHSMRNYLIAHGIDESRILIEDSSTNTYENLKFSMDLYDVKHAVVVSNTYHLYRTKIIAKRLGMKMEALAAETPMRSKRKMYVREYAAIIKTILLDR, encoded by the coding sequence ATGAACAAATGGATCTTGCTTATCATCTTATTATTACCACCAATATACATTATTTATATGACGTTTCGAATGAAGAAAGTTGCTCGTGAAAAGTTGAGCCATGACTCTCCGTACGTTCTTATACTGGGTGCAAAGTTATTTGGAGATAAACCGTCTTTATCTCTTCGAAATCGTTTAGATGTAGCGCTGGAATATTTATATTCTCATCCTGATGTAAAAGTAATTGTTTCAGGCGGTCAAGGGGAAGATGAAGATATACCAGAAGCTCACAGTATGAGAAACTATTTAATAGCACATGGTATAGATGAGAGTCGTATTTTAATAGAAGACAGCTCTACAAATACGTATGAAAATTTAAAGTTTAGTATGGATTTATATGATGTGAAACATGCGGTAGTTGTAAGTAATACGTATCATTTATATAGAACGAAAATAATTGCAAAGCGTTTAGGTATGAAGATGGAGGCACTAGCTGCTGAAACACCAATGCGTTCTAAGAGAAAAATGTATGTGCGTGAATATGCTGCTATAATAAAAACAATATTGTTAGACCGTTAG
- a CDS encoding DNA-binding protein: MELIRWALELGESVHGNTYEELMPLLDYYYDRDHLKAYCIANLLLDMDVADEHRQRIELRRCIAAYYAGLYKVAKKHANELLLKYPDVDLYKNNLRLMEAYLNKGYDYCLFICPKTYGSFIDVARALKWRLEQEGNTAIISETILENVKNTIVFGAHTYAHNPNLLPKNAIIYNLEQLYEGSPYAHPLYLMLLKDKEIWDYSKQNIEWLKQKGVGKEIKHVGMNYAPTLEIKKDAFEDEITEDIDILFIGALNPRRQAILDQLKAVAPNLNIVFKNNAWGIARNELIARSKIILNIHFYLSGILETPRVSYAVANKKFIISENSNPEDEIEWPGIVFTSYEKMIDNIMKYVALPEERIKLAEKAYNHFEAKGSIGILSPKGEKK, translated from the coding sequence ATGGAATTAATACGATGGGCGCTAGAACTAGGGGAATCGGTGCATGGAAATACGTATGAAGAATTGATGCCACTACTAGATTACTATTATGATCGTGATCATTTAAAAGCATATTGTATCGCAAATCTTCTTTTAGACATGGACGTAGCAGATGAGCATCGGCAAAGAATTGAATTAAGAAGGTGCATTGCTGCTTATTATGCTGGATTATATAAAGTAGCAAAAAAACATGCAAATGAGCTTTTACTGAAATATCCGGATGTGGATTTATATAAAAATAATTTAAGGTTAATGGAAGCATATTTGAATAAAGGATATGATTATTGTCTGTTTATATGCCCAAAGACGTATGGGAGCTTCATAGATGTCGCGCGAGCTTTGAAATGGCGATTAGAGCAGGAGGGAAATACAGCAATCATATCAGAAACAATACTAGAAAATGTGAAAAATACAATTGTTTTTGGAGCGCATACATATGCACATAACCCGAATCTACTTCCGAAAAATGCAATTATTTATAATCTAGAACAGCTATATGAAGGAAGCCCTTATGCGCACCCACTTTATTTAATGTTATTAAAAGATAAAGAAATTTGGGATTATAGTAAACAAAATATAGAATGGTTAAAACAAAAGGGAGTAGGAAAAGAAATAAAACATGTAGGAATGAACTATGCACCAACTTTAGAAATAAAAAAAGATGCATTTGAAGATGAGATTACGGAAGACATTGATATACTGTTTATAGGTGCTCTTAATCCGAGGCGGCAAGCTATTTTGGATCAATTAAAAGCAGTTGCACCCAATTTAAATATTGTTTTTAAAAATAATGCTTGGGGAATTGCTAGAAATGAGCTAATTGCTAGGTCTAAAATTATTTTAAATATTCATTTTTACTTATCAGGAATTCTTGAGACACCACGTGTTTCTTATGCAGTGGCAAATAAGAAGTTTATTATTTCGGAAAATAGTAATCCCGAAGACGAGATAGAGTGGCCAGGAATTGTATTTACTTCGTACGAAAAAATGATAGACAATATAATGAAATATGTAGCCTTACCAGAAGAACGTATCAAATTAGCAGAAAAAGCGTATAACCATTTTGAAGCTAAAGGTAGTATAGGCATACTGAGTCCTAAAGGGGAGAAAAAGTAA